One window of the Thermodesulfobacteriota bacterium genome contains the following:
- a CDS encoding phospholipid carrier-dependent glycosyltransferase, with amino-acid sequence MLRGLSKLAIHDVIVFFLVVISLGLKFYRLDDPDNYMFDEVYFAFTAQEIAKGNSDSWEKGPKAPEGFAFEWSHPPLGKELSTLGILIFGDRTFGWRFFQALFGGLGTIVIYIVGKELFQSKRAGVFAAFLYTFDCFIFVLSRITMVDIFLMTFILLASLFVIKYARTRRDKFIYLSGVFCGLSMSVKWSGVYVTEFLAAVGFAVMYYTEIHSGKEATDSFFETLFMVTRTIVLAFIITPLIVYILTYLPYFLYGHSLSDFIDLQEGMYWYHKSITQSHPYQSQWWKWPLLLRTVYLYLGEYGDKHKYIYAMGNPFIWWTGCLFLAIGIVQVIRRELPSLAFAVLSVFAYWLPWALSPRKVTFLYHFLPSFVFVMLIIAYFLDVIWDRFRHGKDVVLLYLLIAAVTFVYFYPILSAVPIPDDSLGRYFWLSSWR; translated from the coding sequence TTGCTTCGTGGCTTATCAAAGTTGGCCATACATGATGTGATTGTTTTCTTCCTGGTCGTAATCAGCCTCGGACTGAAATTTTACAGGCTTGACGATCCGGATAATTATATGTTCGATGAGGTTTACTTTGCTTTTACCGCACAGGAGATCGCAAAAGGGAATAGTGATAGCTGGGAAAAGGGTCCTAAGGCACCGGAAGGCTTTGCCTTTGAGTGGTCTCACCCCCCTCTTGGTAAGGAGCTCAGCACATTGGGTATTTTGATTTTCGGGGATCGTACATTCGGATGGCGGTTTTTTCAGGCCCTATTTGGGGGACTCGGGACCATTGTTATCTACATTGTTGGTAAAGAGCTTTTTCAGAGCAAGAGAGCAGGTGTGTTCGCCGCTTTTCTATACACATTTGATTGCTTCATATTTGTTTTGAGTCGGATTACGATGGTTGATATATTCTTGATGACTTTCATTCTCCTGGCATCGCTCTTTGTAATAAAGTATGCAAGGACGCGGAGAGATAAGTTTATTTATCTTTCCGGAGTTTTTTGCGGGTTGTCGATGTCTGTGAAGTGGAGCGGTGTATATGTAACTGAGTTTTTAGCGGCTGTAGGATTTGCGGTGATGTACTACACAGAGATTCATAGCGGTAAGGAGGCAACCGATTCTTTTTTTGAAACGCTTTTTATGGTTACAAGAACAATCGTTTTAGCCTTCATAATTACGCCGCTAATTGTTTATATTCTGACATATCTACCTTACTTTCTGTATGGGCATAGTTTAAGCGATTTTATAGACTTACAGGAAGGCATGTATTGGTATCACAAGAGTATAACGCAATCACATCCCTATCAGTCGCAGTGGTGGAAGTGGCCTCTCCTTCTAAGAACGGTGTATCTGTATCTTGGTGAATACGGGGATAAGCACAAGTACATATACGCAATGGGAAACCCGTTTATATGGTGGACTGGATGCCTGTTTCTAGCTATCGGTATTGTTCAGGTTATTCGCAGGGAGCTGCCATCACTTGCATTTGCAGTACTGAGTGTATTTGCCTACTGGCTACCCTGGGCATTATCTCCAAGGAAGGTAACATTTTTATATCATTTTCTTCCTTCCTTCGTATTTGTCATGCTGATAATAGCTTACTTCCTGGATGTGATCTGGGATAGGTTCCGTCACGGAAAAGACGTGGTTCTGTTGTACCTCTTGATAGCTGCCGTTACATTTGTGTACTTTTATCCGATCCTATCCGCTGTCCCAATACCCGATGACTCGCTAGGTCGTTACTTCTGGCTCAGCAGTTGGAGATGA
- a CDS encoding glycosyltransferase family 2 protein, whose translation MKKIVSLSVVLPAYNEGENIEKTLSGAISYLETKFNDYEVIVVNDGSIDDTGEIVQRLTSYNSKIKIINHPKNQGYGAALRSGFEKASLDYIFLMDSDGQFDIRELDRFLPFLEDSVALIGYREKRADPVVRTLNAWLYHLYIWIVFGLSVKDIDCAFKIFPRAAYESIKPIKSGGALFSVELLIKLIRNGIRIKEIPVSHYPRLFGAQTGANLSVILRMFRECWKLRDDIRDQEK comes from the coding sequence ATGAAAAAGATTGTTTCTTTATCTGTAGTACTTCCGGCTTATAATGAAGGAGAAAATATTGAAAAGACCCTTTCGGGCGCGATTTCTTATCTTGAGACTAAATTTAATGATTATGAAGTCATTGTTGTAAACGATGGTTCTATAGACGACACCGGAGAAATTGTTCAAAGGCTCACCTCTTATAATTCGAAGATAAAAATCATTAATCATCCAAAGAATCAGGGGTATGGCGCTGCACTCCGAAGCGGATTTGAAAAGGCGTCACTTGATTACATTTTCTTGATGGACAGCGATGGCCAGTTCGACATCAGAGAACTAGACCGATTTCTCCCTTTTCTGGAGGATTCCGTAGCGTTAATAGGGTATCGCGAGAAAAGAGCCGACCCGGTTGTAAGAACCCTTAACGCATGGCTTTACCACCTTTATATTTGGATTGTTTTTGGTTTGAGCGTGAAAGATATCGACTGCGCGTTTAAAATCTTCCCAAGGGCTGCTTATGAATCTATAAAACCCATAAAATCAGGTGGTGCTCTATTTAGCGTCGAGCTTCTAATCAAACTGATAAGAAATGGTATCAGAATTAAGGAGATCCCTGTGAGTCATTATCCTCGTTTATTTGGAGCGCAGACTGGTGCTAATCTAAGTGTTATACTGAGGATGTTTAGAGAATGTTGGAAGCTTAGAGATGATATCAGGGATCAAGAGAAGTAG